One Echinicola strongylocentroti DNA window includes the following coding sequences:
- a CDS encoding FecR family protein, with amino-acid sequence MNKSFRHIEDFLEDDSFRTWVLSKGNTRSLFWENWLKAHPGDSAMLFEAKEILLALEEENEEGEEWQEADQARLLDTISAAIDLPDQQPLEGKVREHYFIRSHQYVWLKVSMILLVMVVSAVILSHLGVFRGPSPASKEEVAWIIREALPGEKKKVSLPDGSSVILNSASTLRYRTDFGVSHRDVTLIGESYFDVAKDSLRPFRVYTGELMTEAVGTAFNVSAFEGEAAQVQLVEGKVKVELHPKDDTEVDRIYLDPGEQAMASAGTFAKGKFDPRTALLWTEGTLYFDDQPFANVMKALERWYGVTIESEGQKPSSLRVSGEFHRDNLENVLQSISYSFDFDFNIDHKQVSIHFK; translated from the coding sequence TTGAACAAATCATTTCGACATATAGAAGATTTCCTAGAGGATGATTCCTTTCGCACTTGGGTGCTCAGCAAAGGGAATACGAGGAGTTTGTTCTGGGAAAATTGGCTGAAGGCCCATCCCGGCGATTCGGCGATGTTATTTGAAGCAAAGGAAATATTACTGGCACTGGAAGAGGAGAATGAAGAAGGCGAGGAGTGGCAGGAGGCTGATCAGGCGAGACTGTTGGATACGATCAGTGCTGCCATTGATTTGCCCGATCAGCAGCCTCTCGAAGGTAAGGTCAGAGAGCACTATTTCATCAGGAGCCACCAATATGTTTGGTTAAAAGTGTCGATGATTTTATTGGTCATGGTGGTGAGCGCTGTTATTCTCAGCCATCTGGGAGTGTTCCGCGGGCCTTCACCGGCAAGTAAGGAAGAGGTAGCCTGGATAATACGGGAGGCCCTGCCTGGAGAAAAGAAGAAGGTATCCTTGCCTGACGGAAGTAGTGTGATCCTGAATTCCGCGAGTACACTTCGGTATCGGACGGATTTCGGGGTCAGTCACCGGGATGTTACCCTCATTGGGGAGTCCTATTTTGATGTGGCCAAAGATTCCTTGCGGCCATTTAGGGTGTACACGGGTGAGCTGATGACCGAGGCGGTGGGGACGGCATTTAATGTCAGCGCCTTTGAAGGGGAAGCAGCTCAAGTGCAGTTGGTGGAAGGGAAAGTAAAGGTGGAGCTACATCCCAAGGACGATACAGAAGTAGACCGAATTTATCTGGATCCGGGGGAGCAGGCAATGGCATCTGCAGGGACTTTTGCCAAAGGGAAATTTGACCCTCGCACGGCGCTGCTTTGGACAGAAGGGACATTGTATTTTGATGACCAGCCATTTGCCAATGTTATGAAAGCACTGGAAAGGTGGTATGGTGTAACGATAGAATCGGAAGGACAAAAGCCTTCCTCGCTACGGGTCTCGGGGGAGTTTCACCGGGATAATCTGGAAAATGTGCTTCAGAGCATTTCTTACTCGTTTGATTTTGATTTTAACATTGATCACAAACAGGTTTCGATACATTTTAAATAG
- a CDS encoding RNA polymerase sigma factor: MNYEGLNDKQLWKLISADDRKAFGYSFNLYSKDLFRYGQKFTTARQVVEDVIQDVFLDLWNKRKTTSIDQSIKFYLFTAFRREIIRKLSRLRVQEPMDYFASGHMMEDSYLEGVIAQQGEIESNQKLYRAIRNLSERQREAVYLRYFANLTYKEISGMMGISVEALYNLIFKSIKVLKASMRERVQFQTK, encoded by the coding sequence ATGAATTATGAAGGACTAAATGACAAGCAATTATGGAAGCTGATTTCGGCGGATGACAGGAAAGCTTTTGGCTATTCATTTAACCTGTATTCCAAGGATCTTTTTCGATACGGTCAGAAATTTACTACTGCCCGGCAAGTAGTGGAAGATGTCATCCAGGATGTGTTTTTGGACCTTTGGAACAAGCGTAAAACTACCAGCATAGACCAGTCCATTAAGTTTTATCTCTTTACGGCTTTCAGAAGGGAAATTATCAGAAAGCTGTCTAGGTTGAGAGTGCAGGAGCCAATGGATTATTTTGCGTCTGGCCACATGATGGAGGATTCTTACTTAGAAGGTGTCATTGCGCAGCAAGGTGAAATTGAGTCCAACCAGAAACTGTATAGGGCTATCAGAAACTTGTCAGAGCGACAACGGGAGGCGGTTTATCTTAGGTATTTTGCCAATTTGACCTATAAGGAAATTTCAGGGATGATGGGGATCAGCGTGGAGGCATTGTATAACCTGATCTTTAAATCTATCAAAGTGCTCAAGGCTTCTATGCGTGAGCGTGTACAGTTTCAGACAAAATAG
- the pelA gene encoding pectate lyase: MMKDLSKTILITVACCLAVFTAAKAQSEKPLSWRAAQRQDQAWYSTDEAKRIANNVLLYQHANGGWYKNIDMASPLSKNEKEQLLEEKDKGTTIDNGATISQLTYLGKVYRATQVEKYKTAFLEGIDYLLEAQYENGGWPQYYPIRKGYYQHITYNDNAMIGVMRLLREVGDASAPYGFVDAKRRIAAKKAIDKGLEIILATQVKVDGQRTIWCAQHDEVSLAPAKARAYELPSLSGSESVNIVRYLMQFPNPSPEVVTAVESAIAWFEDHKIEDTAIKKVQDASLAKGYDLKVVDQPGASPLWARFYDLETQQPIFVGRDGIKKSRLQDIEYERRVGYSYLGNYAGPLLEKEYPRWKEGL, from the coding sequence ATGATGAAAGACTTATCGAAAACCATCCTTATCACTGTGGCCTGTTGTCTGGCCGTTTTCACAGCGGCGAAGGCCCAAAGTGAAAAGCCCTTGTCCTGGCGAGCCGCCCAGCGACAAGACCAAGCTTGGTATAGCACTGATGAGGCCAAGAGAATTGCCAATAATGTACTGCTCTATCAGCACGCAAATGGTGGCTGGTATAAAAACATCGACATGGCAAGTCCGCTCAGCAAAAATGAAAAGGAGCAGCTGCTAGAGGAGAAAGATAAAGGCACGACCATTGATAATGGAGCGACTATTTCGCAACTAACGTATTTGGGGAAAGTGTACCGTGCTACGCAAGTGGAAAAATACAAAACAGCTTTTCTAGAAGGCATCGACTACCTCCTGGAAGCACAGTATGAAAATGGTGGCTGGCCGCAGTATTATCCTATCCGCAAGGGTTACTATCAGCATATCACCTATAACGACAATGCCATGATCGGTGTGATGCGATTGCTCCGAGAGGTGGGAGATGCAAGTGCGCCCTATGGTTTTGTGGATGCCAAAAGGAGAATCGCTGCAAAAAAAGCTATCGATAAAGGCCTCGAAATCATCTTGGCGACACAGGTAAAGGTCGATGGCCAACGTACCATCTGGTGTGCCCAGCATGATGAGGTCAGCCTAGCTCCCGCTAAGGCCCGGGCCTATGAGCTTCCCTCCCTCAGTGGATCGGAGAGTGTCAATATCGTGCGTTACCTGATGCAGTTTCCTAATCCAAGCCCTGAAGTGGTCACCGCTGTAGAAAGCGCCATAGCGTGGTTTGAAGATCATAAAATTGAGGATACGGCTATCAAAAAGGTACAAGATGCCAGCTTGGCAAAGGGCTATGACCTGAAAGTGGTAGATCAGCCTGGGGCATCACCGCTATGGGCACGATTTTATGATTTGGAGACGCAGCAGCCAATTTTTGTCGGCCGTGATGGTATCAAAAAAAGCCGGCTCCAAGACATCGAATATGAGCGGCGTGTAGGCTATAGCTATCTGGGCAATTATGCTGGGCCTTTGTTGGAGAAGGAGTACCCTCGGTGGAAGGAAGGGTTGTAG
- a CDS encoding glycoside hydrolase family 28 protein, whose translation MKLILKETAFLLFLIVLLAGCSGEASKEPPSYFSLDSLMTKDQVGASNLPKEIAPVEAPFAMPEFKKPVFPELTIDIHEQGAEEGKLATSIIQGAIDEVSAQGGGKVVVPAGKWKTGRISLKSNVNFHLEEGAELYFRGQLEDFRPAVFTRHEGVEVMSLGACIYAYQQENIAITGKGTLYGPEEGPVKEQMMTEDVTEKFVPIDKPVEERVYEGYNGESIFLPMFISPTDCKNVYIEGVTLERTAFWNIVPVYCDGVIIRGVTVNSVGIPRGDGIDIESSRNVLIEYSTLNNGDDCFTMKAGRGKDGIRVNKPTENVVVRYCLAKEGHGGITIGSETAGTINNLYIHDCVFDNTGVGIRFKTRRPRGGGGQNLYYERLRMNLRQTAFRWDMLGQELYVGDLAKRKPLRAVNELTPKFKDITIKDILVETASTFVNINGIPESPLENLHMENVLVKDSKKFFNADDARNLTFKHVEVTSQDSLMKFLDTRNVVFEDAVFHVPGGEIYTQTKGDLTDSIYFDNTQPQQPKDWETPTYLK comes from the coding sequence ATGAAACTGATCCTAAAGGAAACGGCTTTTTTATTATTCCTGATCGTGTTGCTAGCAGGCTGCTCAGGAGAGGCCAGTAAAGAACCACCTTCCTATTTTTCCCTTGATAGCTTGATGACCAAAGATCAAGTGGGAGCATCCAACTTACCCAAGGAAATCGCCCCTGTGGAGGCTCCGTTTGCCATGCCCGAGTTCAAAAAACCTGTTTTTCCGGAGTTGACCATTGATATCCACGAGCAAGGTGCTGAAGAAGGGAAATTGGCGACAAGCATCATCCAAGGAGCTATCGATGAGGTCAGTGCTCAAGGTGGTGGTAAGGTGGTGGTGCCTGCCGGAAAGTGGAAGACTGGTCGAATTAGCCTGAAGAGCAATGTCAATTTCCATTTGGAAGAAGGTGCTGAGCTGTACTTTCGTGGTCAGTTGGAGGATTTTAGGCCTGCCGTATTTACCCGGCATGAAGGGGTGGAAGTGATGTCTCTGGGTGCTTGCATTTATGCCTATCAGCAAGAAAATATCGCCATTACCGGAAAGGGCACGCTGTATGGCCCTGAGGAAGGACCTGTGAAGGAGCAGATGATGACCGAAGATGTTACGGAGAAATTTGTGCCCATCGATAAGCCGGTGGAAGAGCGTGTCTATGAAGGCTACAATGGTGAGTCCATTTTCTTGCCCATGTTCATTTCCCCTACTGATTGTAAGAATGTCTATATCGAAGGCGTGACCTTGGAGCGGACGGCATTTTGGAATATCGTGCCCGTGTACTGTGACGGGGTGATCATCCGTGGCGTGACGGTCAACTCCGTGGGCATTCCCCGTGGTGATGGCATAGACATAGAGTCTTCCAGAAATGTTCTGATCGAGTATTCTACGTTAAATAACGGCGATGATTGCTTCACGATGAAAGCAGGGCGCGGCAAGGACGGTATCCGCGTGAACAAACCGACAGAGAATGTGGTAGTGCGCTATTGCCTGGCAAAAGAGGGGCACGGAGGGATCACCATTGGCAGTGAGACGGCAGGAACAATCAACAACCTCTACATCCACGACTGTGTCTTTGACAATACAGGCGTTGGCATCCGCTTCAAGACCCGTCGACCAAGGGGTGGTGGAGGCCAGAACCTCTATTATGAAAGGCTAAGGATGAACCTTCGCCAGACGGCTTTTCGCTGGGATATGCTCGGGCAAGAGCTTTATGTGGGAGACTTGGCCAAAAGAAAACCACTTAGAGCGGTCAATGAACTGACACCTAAGTTTAAGGACATCACGATCAAGGATATCTTGGTGGAGACAGCTTCCACCTTTGTCAATATCAATGGGATTCCAGAATCGCCCTTGGAAAACCTGCACATGGAAAACGTACTGGTCAAAGACAGCAAGAAGTTTTTCAATGCCGATGATGCCAGAAATTTGACATTTAAGCATGTCGAGGTCACCAGTCAGGATTCGTTGATGAAGTTTTTGGATACGAGGAATGTGGTCTTTGAAGACGCGGTTTTTCATGTGCCAGGCGGTGAGATTTACACTCAGACCAAAGGCGACTTGACCGATAGCATTTACTTCGACAATACCCAACCACAGCAGCCAAAAGACTGGGAAACTCCAACTTACTTGAAATGA
- the gldB gene encoding gliding motility lipoprotein GldB encodes MKRNSGIFLLILSLFCSCKQEQQDCGISEEVSNIPLTLSIERLELPLFEAKSEVDIAYLLEEHPYFSEVYLRDDLYPSKEHLVNTLYGIPKDTLMQELYQEVSANYPSIDQLETDLLNAFKHIKYYYPDFEVPKVYTFVSGFTTDLYMDREMIVIGLDYFLPSDHRFQPPDLPEYMTSRYNRAHLVPMIVTAISSRYNATDLEDNSLLAEMMFYGKAYHFTQAILPCTPEEQIIGYTPEELAACYENEDFIWTKLIEQEAIYETNPFEVRKYTGEAPFTDVISPDAPGRVGRWVGWNIVDAYAEKKDIGLVKLMAQKDAQKIFMNSAYKP; translated from the coding sequence ATGAAAAGAAATTCGGGAATATTTCTGCTTATTTTGAGCCTGTTTTGTTCATGCAAGCAAGAACAGCAAGATTGTGGTATCTCTGAAGAGGTGAGCAATATCCCTTTAACACTTTCAATAGAGCGATTGGAGTTACCGCTGTTTGAAGCAAAGAGCGAAGTAGATATTGCCTACTTACTGGAAGAACATCCTTATTTTTCTGAAGTATACCTGAGGGATGATCTATATCCCAGTAAGGAACACTTGGTCAACACCCTATATGGTATTCCAAAAGACACTTTAATGCAGGAGCTTTATCAAGAAGTCAGTGCCAACTACCCTTCCATTGACCAACTTGAGACGGACTTGCTCAATGCTTTTAAGCATATTAAATATTACTATCCTGATTTTGAGGTGCCAAAGGTATACACTTTTGTGAGTGGGTTTACGACTGATTTGTACATGGATAGGGAGATGATCGTTATAGGCTTGGATTATTTTCTGCCTTCTGATCACCGCTTTCAGCCACCGGACCTTCCAGAGTACATGACCAGTCGGTATAATAGAGCTCATTTGGTGCCTATGATCGTCACGGCCATTTCCTCAAGGTATAATGCTACCGACCTTGAAGACAATTCGCTATTGGCAGAGATGATGTTTTATGGTAAAGCCTACCATTTTACCCAAGCGATACTTCCCTGTACACCAGAAGAGCAGATAATAGGCTACACACCGGAAGAGTTGGCGGCATGTTATGAAAATGAAGACTTTATCTGGACAAAGCTGATTGAGCAGGAGGCCATTTATGAGACCAATCCTTTTGAAGTAAGGAAGTACACGGGTGAAGCGCCGTTTACCGATGTGATCAGCCCGGATGCCCCAGGAAGAGTGGGCAGATGGGTCGGTTGGAACATCGTGGACGCCTATGCTGAAAAAAAGGATATCGGTTTGGTGAAGCTGATGGCCCAAAAAGACGCACAGAAAATTTTCATGAATTCAGCTTATAAGCCTTAA
- a CDS encoding fasciclin domain-containing protein codes for MAKGTYHPFFSIIRYLYAGCALLFFVGCGEDGDTPDYAQLSMMEFIRQDPNFTIFADALELTGLNETLDAEAPFTLLLPSDQALEDAGISSVDELSAEEWERKLNYHITQGSLNSDVLLGSVQESLLPGYYWLINEADGALEINGATKMLSGDLFLKNGVIHILTGFLEPQALNVTFMAQNKGFNTFVKGLFQTEMDQVIEDREGTFTIFAPTDEAFSSYFQANGITEEDWLAFSRLDEFMQYFILDKTLDSTQLITEALIPLSGDTLYINNQEGEIWLNGNASLQEKNIQGGNGLIHGLDQVITAPSNRLRRLFPKTRKEMAMPNLRQR; via the coding sequence ATGGCAAAAGGAACGTACCATCCGTTTTTTTCAATCATCCGCTACCTATATGCAGGATGCGCACTATTGTTCTTCGTAGGATGTGGAGAGGATGGAGATACACCCGACTATGCCCAACTCAGCATGATGGAATTTATCCGACAGGATCCCAACTTTACCATCTTTGCTGACGCCTTGGAGTTAACAGGCCTGAACGAAACACTGGATGCTGAAGCTCCCTTCACCTTGCTCCTGCCCAGCGACCAAGCGCTGGAAGACGCGGGGATTAGCTCCGTAGACGAGCTCTCCGCTGAGGAATGGGAGCGCAAGCTAAACTACCATATCACCCAAGGATCGCTCAACAGTGACGTACTGCTGGGATCCGTTCAGGAAAGTCTCTTACCGGGGTACTACTGGCTTATCAATGAAGCTGACGGTGCACTAGAAATCAATGGTGCGACCAAAATGCTCTCTGGCGACCTCTTCCTCAAGAATGGTGTCATTCATATATTGACCGGCTTCTTGGAACCTCAGGCACTTAACGTCACATTCATGGCCCAAAACAAAGGCTTCAACACCTTCGTGAAAGGATTATTCCAGACCGAGATGGATCAGGTGATCGAAGACCGGGAAGGTACCTTTACCATTTTTGCGCCAACAGACGAGGCCTTTTCCTCCTACTTTCAGGCCAACGGAATTACTGAAGAAGATTGGCTGGCCTTTTCACGGCTGGATGAGTTTATGCAATACTTTATCTTGGACAAAACGTTGGACAGTACACAACTGATAACTGAGGCCCTTATCCCGCTATCGGGCGACACGCTATATATCAATAATCAGGAAGGAGAGATTTGGCTCAATGGAAATGCTTCCCTTCAAGAAAAAAACATCCAAGGAGGCAATGGGCTTATCCATGGCTTAGACCAAGTCATCACCGCCCCGAGCAATCGCTTGCGACGGTTGTTTCCGAAAACACGCAAGGAAATGGCTATGCCGAATTTAAGGCAGCGCTGA
- a CDS encoding fasciclin domain-containing protein, whose product MEENDPMTIFAPDNEAFKNWYEQLGVAGYYEVDETLLRETLLHHMAIGRHFTQGFIHGELLSTPLQDATIEIDTTALSVNGALLDPNYSNQLGTNGVLHGVQAVFDRP is encoded by the coding sequence TTGGAAGAAAATGACCCCATGACCATATTTGCCCCGGACAACGAAGCCTTTAAAAACTGGTACGAGCAGCTGGGTGTGGCCGGATATTATGAAGTGGACGAAACCCTACTCCGCGAAACTTTGCTTCACCACATGGCAATTGGCCGACATTTTACACAAGGCTTTATCCATGGAGAATTGCTATCTACCCCATTACAAGATGCGACCATTGAGATAGATACTACTGCCCTCTCGGTAAATGGGGCATTACTGGATCCCAACTATAGCAATCAGTTGGGTACCAATGGCGTGCTTCATGGCGTGCAGGCGGTATTTGATCGGCCTTGA
- a CDS encoding MBOAT family O-acyltransferase, whose product MLTTSLEFALFLPIVFVLYWFVLKNSLKLQNALILVASYVFYGWWDWRFLVLIAISSAVDYVVGIFLNTTSTKSKRNALLGISLLVNLGMLGFFKYYNFFLDSFVDAFTLFGFSLSPDRLQIILPVGISFYTLQTLSYTIDVYDRKLKGTKDFLAFFAYVSFFPQLVAGPIERATQLLPQFQQKRTFDYTKASDGMRQILWGLFKKIVVADNLAVYTYTISMNYQDHSASTLLMCLVMFSFQFYCDFSGYSDIAIGTGRLFGFNLMKNFDYPIFARSIPELWQKWHISLFTWFRDYIVRRLKGFRKWQVARNILIIFLVTGLWHGAAWTYLTWGLLHSLLFMQFIFLGRKKFKTPVAAGKLLPSLGEFGLMVKTFMSFTLLALFFFIQPLSKCFSYLGSMIDWSIFAVPLLPENRALAGIGLLLVIEWLQREKEHGLELSGSPIPKMVRWGVYYGLLFAVFYYGGQPQDFLYFQF is encoded by the coding sequence ATGCTTACAACCTCGTTAGAATTTGCCTTGTTTTTACCGATTGTGTTTGTTCTGTATTGGTTTGTTTTGAAGAACAGCCTTAAGCTACAGAATGCCCTTATTTTGGTGGCGAGCTATGTATTTTATGGTTGGTGGGACTGGCGTTTTTTGGTTTTGATTGCCATCAGCAGTGCTGTAGACTATGTGGTGGGGATTTTTCTAAACACCACTTCGACCAAGTCCAAAAGAAACGCCTTATTGGGCATTAGTCTTTTGGTAAACTTGGGCATGTTGGGATTTTTTAAGTATTACAATTTTTTTCTGGACAGTTTTGTCGATGCTTTTACACTTTTCGGATTTAGTCTATCCCCTGATCGGCTTCAGATCATCTTACCGGTGGGGATCAGTTTTTACACATTGCAGACATTGAGCTATACCATTGATGTCTATGACCGGAAGCTGAAGGGAACGAAAGACTTTTTGGCGTTTTTTGCCTATGTGAGCTTTTTTCCACAGTTGGTGGCCGGTCCTATTGAGCGTGCCACCCAACTTCTTCCCCAGTTTCAGCAAAAGCGAACATTCGATTATACTAAGGCATCCGATGGCATGCGGCAGATCCTTTGGGGGCTTTTTAAGAAGATCGTGGTGGCGGATAACCTGGCGGTATATACCTATACGATTTCAATGAACTATCAAGACCATAGCGCGAGTACTTTATTGATGTGCCTGGTTATGTTTTCATTCCAATTTTACTGTGATTTTTCTGGTTATTCGGATATCGCTATTGGTACAGGGAGGCTGTTTGGGTTTAACCTGATGAAGAATTTTGATTATCCGATTTTTGCCAGAAGCATTCCAGAGTTGTGGCAGAAGTGGCATATATCTCTTTTTACTTGGTTTCGGGATTATATTGTGAGGCGTCTGAAAGGATTCAGAAAATGGCAAGTAGCCAGAAACATCCTTATAATATTTTTAGTGACCGGTTTGTGGCATGGAGCTGCATGGACCTATTTGACATGGGGCTTGCTGCATTCACTGTTGTTTATGCAGTTTATCTTTCTGGGAAGAAAGAAATTCAAAACCCCTGTGGCAGCGGGAAAGTTATTGCCTAGTCTAGGGGAATTTGGACTTATGGTAAAGACATTTATGTCTTTTACGTTATTGGCACTGTTTTTCTTTATCCAGCCACTTTCCAAATGTTTCTCCTATTTGGGCTCCATGATTGATTGGTCCATTTTTGCTGTGCCGCTCCTGCCCGAAAATAGGGCTTTGGCAGGAATAGGTTTGCTTTTGGTGATAGAGTGGTTGCAGCGGGAGAAAGAGCATGGCCTGGAACTGTCAGGAAGCCCAATACCAAAAATGGTTAGGTGGGGTGTTTATTATGGGCTATTGTTCGCGGTTTTTTATTATGGTGGCCAGCCTCAGGATTTTCTGTACTTTCAATTTTAA
- a CDS encoding methyltransferase domain-containing protein, translating into MINHLKNLLAASNHPQSLGMKFRKARFQFFEDLFLKQFVDQPKVTILDVGGTQQFWKDQSLLDSGKIEVILLNLSEVPISAPHITSKAGDATDLSAYGDKSIDLVFSNSVIEHLYTWENQQKMAAEIRRVGKRHFVQTPNKYFFLEPHYALPFFQYLPKSLGHSILTKTKMSRFRKWGHQEAQQYLDEIRLISEKEMTQLFPNSKMYYEKFGWMNKSFIAHDFVISNS; encoded by the coding sequence ATGATCAATCACCTTAAGAACCTTCTTGCCGCTTCAAATCATCCCCAGTCATTAGGTATGAAATTTAGAAAAGCACGGTTCCAGTTTTTTGAAGATTTATTCCTGAAGCAATTTGTCGATCAGCCTAAGGTCACTATCCTGGATGTGGGGGGAACCCAACAGTTTTGGAAAGATCAGTCACTGCTCGACAGTGGCAAAATTGAGGTGATCCTACTTAACCTGTCCGAAGTGCCCATCAGTGCACCGCACATCACCAGCAAGGCAGGTGATGCTACGGACCTGTCGGCTTATGGGGACAAGTCCATTGATCTGGTTTTTTCGAATTCTGTCATTGAGCACCTGTATACCTGGGAAAACCAACAGAAAATGGCAGCAGAGATTAGGAGAGTGGGAAAACGTCATTTTGTACAGACACCCAATAAGTATTTTTTCCTAGAGCCTCATTATGCCCTGCCTTTTTTTCAGTACCTGCCCAAATCCCTTGGACATAGCATACTTACCAAGACGAAGATGAGCCGGTTCAGAAAATGGGGCCATCAGGAAGCGCAGCAATATTTGGATGAAATAAGACTGATTTCAGAAAAGGAAATGACCCAATTGTTTCCCAATAGTAAAATGTATTATGAGAAATTTGGGTGGATGAACAAGTCCTTCATTGCCCATGACTTTGTAATCTCGAACAGCTAA
- a CDS encoding exopolysaccharide biosynthesis polyprenyl glycosylphosphotransferase, with translation MARRFYKYFPWLFLLGDVLVIALSLLLTNYIVSKIVVISNMNPLLYGAYLLIWVILAAFRKDYKVGRTTDYFFTLQKLFGTILWFFSIISVLWIAFQAYHLSRLFLLIDAASMTLLLSLYRVGAHIALKQYRSHGGNYRNAVIIGKGGTSFKLAKVFQTRRDFGINFLGYYDEMSSCVETRGNLTDFFAEVKNMELDLIYINERLDLPTIKKIVHYADEHYIKVKVIPGGSLQLEKKLSFSKYGDFFVINVNAIPLDNAVNRVCKRAFDILFSLVVTIFILSWMIPLVGFLIRLESQGPIFFIQLRNGENNRVFKCLKFRSMTPNDYADTHQATKNDPRVTRIGRFLRSSSLDEMPQFLNVLIGDMSIVGPRPHTVPMNETFKTQIEKYNARHKIKPGITGLAQVKGYRGEIIKPYQIRSRVRLDYFYIQNWTLWMDLKIVFRTIHEMGMNRENVY, from the coding sequence ATGGCGAGACGGTTTTACAAATACTTTCCTTGGTTATTTCTCCTTGGTGATGTTTTGGTAATAGCACTTTCCCTGCTTCTGACAAACTACATTGTCAGCAAAATAGTGGTCATTAGTAACATGAACCCGTTGCTTTACGGTGCATATTTGCTCATATGGGTGATTTTAGCTGCCTTTCGCAAAGACTATAAAGTAGGGAGGACTACGGATTATTTCTTTACCCTTCAGAAGCTCTTTGGGACGATATTGTGGTTCTTTTCCATTATTTCTGTCCTGTGGATTGCTTTTCAGGCTTATCACTTGAGCAGGTTGTTCCTACTTATTGATGCGGCATCCATGACCTTGTTGCTCAGTCTGTACAGAGTGGGGGCGCACATCGCACTCAAGCAATACCGCTCTCATGGGGGAAACTATCGAAATGCAGTCATCATCGGAAAAGGCGGCACCAGCTTTAAACTGGCAAAAGTCTTCCAAACCAGAAGGGATTTTGGGATCAACTTCCTAGGCTACTATGACGAAATGAGCTCATGCGTGGAGACACGTGGAAATTTAACTGATTTTTTTGCTGAAGTAAAGAACATGGAGCTGGACCTTATCTATATCAACGAGCGCCTTGATCTGCCCACTATCAAGAAAATCGTCCACTATGCTGACGAACATTATATTAAAGTCAAAGTGATTCCGGGCGGGAGTCTACAATTGGAGAAAAAACTATCTTTCTCCAAGTATGGGGACTTCTTCGTCATCAATGTAAATGCCATCCCCTTGGACAACGCCGTCAACAGGGTGTGCAAGCGAGCCTTTGACATTTTATTTTCTTTGGTGGTTACCATCTTTATATTGAGTTGGATGATCCCTCTCGTTGGCTTTTTGATCAGACTGGAATCTCAAGGCCCCATCTTCTTCATCCAGCTTAGAAATGGGGAAAACAACCGCGTCTTTAAGTGCCTTAAGTTTCGGTCCATGACGCCAAATGATTATGCTGACACCCATCAAGCTACTAAAAACGATCCAAGGGTTACGCGCATAGGTAGATTTCTCCGTAGCTCTTCCTTGGACGAAATGCCGCAGTTTTTGAACGTACTGATCGGTGACATGTCTATCGTAGGCCCTCGTCCGCATACTGTCCCTATGAATGAGACATTCAAGACACAAATCGAAAAATACAATGCCCGTCACAAGATCAAACCCGGCATCACTGGGCTGGCACAAGTGAAAGGCTATCGTGGTGAAATCATTAAACCTTACCAAATTCGGTCACGAGTACGTCTGGATTATTTTTATATCCAAAACTGGACCTTGTGGATGGACTTAAAGATTGTTTTCAGAACCATCCATGAAATGGGGATGAACCGGGAAAATGTGTATTAA